A region of Gracilinanus agilis isolate LMUSP501 chromosome 3, AgileGrace, whole genome shotgun sequence DNA encodes the following proteins:
- the LOC123241443 gene encoding 60S ribosomal protein L29-like, whose amino-acid sequence MAKSKNHTTHNQSRKWHRNGIKKPRSLKYESLKEADPKFLRNMPFGKKYKKKGLKKMQTNNAKAIKALAKAIKPLSTKATKAKLLRSKITKDNAQHTSHKMVTKHLGTRVSTKCRKILKSGSKVSRTANPRGTKSGSKATKYNTKVTKSKLKAAKSNPKAAKVPKSVSKVTKSGPNTTKSGSKANKSTKSGGKINKVRIVTKTNSKATNFDSKVMKSGDSKAVKAAKSINSKSTKAKAAGAKAASPKHSK is encoded by the coding sequence ATGGCCAAGTCTAAAAACCACACCACCCACAACCAATCACGAAAATGGCACAGAAATGGCATCAAGAAACCTAGATCATTGAAATATGAGTCTCTGAAAGAGGCTGACCCCAAGTTTCTGAGAAACATGCCCTTTGGCAAGAAATACAAGAAGAAGGGGCTGAAGAAGATGCAGACCAACAATGCCAAAGCCATCAAGGCCCTAGCAAAGGCCATCAAGCCCCTGAGCACTAAGGCCACAAAGGCCAAACTCCTCAGGTCCAAGATCACCAAGGACAATGCCCAGCACACCAGCCACAAGATGGTGACCAAGCATCTAGGCACTAGGGTTAGCACCAAATGCCGCAAGATCTTGAAGTCTGGCTCTAAGGTTTCCAGAACCGCTAACCCTAGAGGCACCAAATCTGGCTCCAAGGCCACCAAATATAACACCAAGGTCACCAAGTCTAAACTCAAGGCAGCCAAATCCAATCCCAAGGCAGCCAAAGTCCCCAAGTctgtctccaaagttactaaatcTGGCCCTAACACCACCAAATCTGGCTCTAAGGCCAATAAGTCCACCAAGTCTGGCGGTAAGATCAACAAAGTACGTATAGTCACCAAGACTAACTCCAAAGCCACCAATTTTGATTCTAAAGTTATGAAATCCGGTGATTCCAAGGCAGTTAAGGCTGCCAAGTCCATCAACTCCAAGAGTACCAAAGCAAAAGCTGCTGGGGCTAAAGCTGCTAGTCCTAAGCATTCAAAATAG